A single genomic interval of Halobacillus halophilus DSM 2266 harbors:
- a CDS encoding poly-gamma-glutamate hydrolase family protein — translation MFKTKLIIGAFTLAASAAAITLLLQNNIFSRSFSSVECPAEGDRFCTFTELSDVYEESEDWEIKKRQSPNSRVLVSAIHGGGIEQVTSQLADAVAGKEYSFYTFKGKLSSGNFNNLHISSVNFDEPQARSMANEASIHISIHGAEGEMKRTLLGGLNEDLRGLISEHLESSGFRVKEAPEHLDGDHPNNIVNQTKTGEGVQLELTRAQRKAFFENGTISYSSRNDATNQTEAFTQYKAAIRDALKEYKERNL, via the coding sequence ATGTTTAAAACTAAATTAATTATTGGAGCGTTTACGCTGGCTGCTTCTGCGGCTGCCATAACCCTGCTGCTTCAAAATAACATCTTTAGCAGAAGCTTTTCTTCCGTGGAGTGTCCAGCAGAGGGTGATCGATTCTGCACATTCACGGAGTTAAGTGACGTATACGAAGAAAGTGAAGATTGGGAAATCAAAAAACGCCAATCCCCAAATAGCCGTGTACTCGTAAGTGCCATTCATGGAGGAGGAATTGAGCAGGTAACTTCACAGCTGGCAGATGCTGTTGCCGGGAAAGAATACAGTTTTTATACCTTTAAGGGAAAGCTTAGTTCCGGAAATTTTAATAATTTACATATAAGTTCTGTCAATTTTGATGAACCTCAGGCTCGTTCTATGGCGAACGAAGCGTCAATCCATATTTCCATCCATGGGGCTGAAGGGGAAATGAAAAGAACACTACTAGGTGGATTAAACGAGGATTTGAGAGGCTTAATTTCTGAGCATTTAGAATCAAGCGGCTTCCGTGTTAAGGAAGCCCCCGAGCACCTGGACGGCGACCATCCAAATAATATTGTGAATCAAACTAAAACCGGAGAGGGCGTTCAGTTGGAACTAACACGAGCGCAAAGAAAAGCATTTTTTGAAAATGGAACGATTAGCTACAGTTCCAGAAATGATGCTACTAACCAAACGGAAGCCTTCACACAATACAAAGCAGCCATCCGTGATGCATTAAAAGAGTACAAAGAGAGAAATCTTTAA
- a CDS encoding ribonuclease H-like YkuK family protein, producing the protein MEKDLKFQNITHKKMDFDQVFDHILTFMKKDPLGNYRLMLGTDSQIHPSHTIFITGIVIQRVGKGAWACFCKKLISRKMTTLHERISYETSLTEHIASLFTEDKKNEMIDIILPHIYKGATFTMEGHIDIGSGERNRTRLYVNEMVARIESLGIEPKIKPDSIAASSYANKYTK; encoded by the coding sequence ATGGAAAAGGACCTCAAGTTCCAAAACATAACCCACAAAAAGATGGACTTTGATCAAGTATTTGACCATATCCTGACCTTCATGAAAAAGGATCCGCTCGGAAATTACCGTTTAATGCTTGGTACTGATTCTCAAATCCACCCTTCTCATACCATTTTTATTACAGGGATCGTCATCCAGCGTGTTGGAAAAGGCGCGTGGGCGTGTTTCTGTAAGAAGCTTATTTCACGGAAAATGACCACGCTGCATGAACGAATCTCCTATGAGACATCACTTACCGAACATATCGCTTCTTTATTCACGGAAGATAAGAAAAATGAAATGATTGATATCATTCTGCCTCATATTTATAAAGGGGCTACTTTTACAATGGAGGGACATATTGACATTGGTTCAGGAGAGCGGAACCGGACAAGACTATATGTAAATGAAATGGTAGCCCGAATTGAATCGCTTGGGATCGAACCGAAAATTAAGCCAGATTCGATTGCCGCGAGCAGCTATGCTAACAAATACACAAAATAA